ACGACTTTAATGTACTAGCTCATATTTCAGGTAAAATTCGGCGTAACTACATTAAAATTTTACCAGGCGATCGCGTCAAAGTTGAGTTAACTCCTTACGATTTGACTAAGGGTAGAATAACTTATCGCCTCAAAAATAAGTAAAACACTTTTTTTTGGTGATTTTATTGTGTTTGACACAAAAACAAATTAATAGATATAATAATAGGCTTGCAGTGTGGCCAAAATAAGGCATGAAAGTTAGACCATCAGTAAAAAAAATGTGTGAAAAATGTCGCGTAATAAAAAGACGTGGCAGAGTAATGGTGATTTGCAGCGGTAATCCTAAGCATAAACAGCGTCAAGGATAATTGTTAGTCGCTACACTAGGTATGCTTAATTCATTTACTTTTAAGCAGTCAAAAAGATTAAAAATAAAAACAATTAGGGAGATAAAAACGTGGCAAGGATTTCTGGCGTAGACCTTCCTCGTGATAAGCGTGTGGAAATCGCGCTAACCTACATTTTTGGTGTAGGTCTATCACGAGCGCAAAAGGCGATCGCTGAAACTGGAGTTAATCCAGATACTAGGGTTCGCGATCTTGAGGATGAAGATACAGCGAAGCTTAGAGCATATATTGAAGACAACTATCAGGTAGAAGGTGACTTGAGGCGTTGGGAATCAATGAATATTAAGCGTCTGGCGGATATCGGTACTTATCGCGGTCGCCGTCATCGTATGGGCTTACCTCTTCGAGGTCAAAGAACTCGCACTAATGCTCGTACTAGAAGAGGTAGAAGGCTTACCGTAGCTGGTAAAAAGAAAGCTCCAGGTAAGAAGTAAATAATTAATTCACCATATTTAAGTATAACCACATCACACGAAAAGTAAAATGGCGCAACCAAAAAGAAGAACTGGCGCAAAGAAAAACAAAAAAAACGTTCCCAATGGTGTGGCTCATATTCAGTCCACATTTAACAATACCATTGTAACAATTTCTGATACAAGAGGAGACGTAGTATCTTGGTCTTCTGCTGGTGCAAGTGGTTTTAAAGGAGCAAAAAAAGGCACTCCTTTTGCGGCACAAACAGCAGCAGATAGCGCAGGAAGACGGGCAATGGATCAAGGAATGCGTCAAGTTGAGGTTATGGTAAGCGGTCCTGGGGCTGGAAGAGAAACAGCTATAAGAGCCTTACAGGGTGTAGGTTTAGAAATTACTTTAATCCGTGATGTCACACCTATCCCTCACAATGGCTGTCGTCCGCCTAAAAGACGCAGAGTATAGCCGTAGTTAGCAATTATTATAGTTGCGACTGGGTAGAGTATATTTATTTAATTTCCATCTTGATTTACCAGATCGCTTGTCGAATAGAAGGGAGAGTAGCCTGTGGCGCAATTTCAAATTGAGTGTGTAGAATCTAAAACCCTAAAAAACCAGCACCAATATAGCAAGTTTATGCTTGAGCCTCTAGATAGAGGTCAAGGTATTACTTTGGGTAACGCCTTAAGAAGAGTTTTGTTGTCAAACTTGGAGGGTGCAGCTGTTACAGCAATCCGCATTGGTGGAGGCATGGCAAAAGATGGCAGCAAACAAGAACATAAGTTTGGGTTTGCTACTCATGAATTTGCCACCATTGAAGGAGTTAGAGAGGACGTTTTAGAGATTATTCTCAATATGAAGGAAATAGTCCTCAAAAGTTATACCAATCAGCCTCAAATAGGTCGTTTGGTCGCTACTGGACCAGGAACCGTAACCGCTGCCCAGTTTGAGTTACCTTCTGAGATAGAAACCGTAGACTCTAATCAGTATGTTGCTACTATAGCAGAAGGCACAAGCTTGGAGATGGAATTTCGGGTTGAAAAGGGCAAAGGCTA
This DNA window, taken from Pleurocapsa sp. FMAR1, encodes the following:
- the infA gene encoding translation initiation factor IF-1, whose translation is MAKQDLIEMEGTVTESLPNAMFRVDLDNDFNVLAHISGKIRRNYIKILPGDRVKVELTPYDLTKGRITYRLKNK
- the rpmJ gene encoding 50S ribosomal protein L36 produces the protein MKVRPSVKKMCEKCRVIKRRGRVMVICSGNPKHKQRQG
- the rpsM gene encoding 30S ribosomal protein S13, which encodes MARISGVDLPRDKRVEIALTYIFGVGLSRAQKAIAETGVNPDTRVRDLEDEDTAKLRAYIEDNYQVEGDLRRWESMNIKRLADIGTYRGRRHRMGLPLRGQRTRTNARTRRGRRLTVAGKKKAPGKK
- the rpsK gene encoding 30S ribosomal protein S11 — translated: MAQPKRRTGAKKNKKNVPNGVAHIQSTFNNTIVTISDTRGDVVSWSSAGASGFKGAKKGTPFAAQTAADSAGRRAMDQGMRQVEVMVSGPGAGRETAIRALQGVGLEITLIRDVTPIPHNGCRPPKRRRV